The stretch of DNA GCGGTGATCGGCGTCAGCACCAGCGCCTGGCCGATGGCGCGGACGATGTTCGGGATCCAGAACTGGTCGCCGGCGGTATTTGCCGAAAGCGTGATGTTCATGAAGCAGCTGATCGCGAAGATCGAGATGCCGAGGAAGCCGATGTAACGCGCATCGAAGCGCTTCATCATCATCGGAACAAGCGGGATCAGCAGCAGTTGCGGCAAACCGGTCCAAGCCAGCACCATGCCGATCTGCTCGGCATTGTAGTGCTGAACCTGGCCGAGATATTGCGGCAGGATATAGACGGTGCCGAAGAGGGCGACGCCAACCAGCACGTTGACGGCAACACCGATGCCGAAATTTCGCTGCGTCAGCAGGCTGAGCTTGACCAGCGGCTTCTTCACGGTGAGCTCGATCCAGATGAAGCCGGCGAGAAAGACGAAGGCGAGGATGCTGAGCTTGACGATGAAGGGCGAGGAAAACCAGTCCTCCTTGTTGCCTTCCTCGAGAACCGTCTGCAGCGCTGACAAACCGATCGCCATGGTGAAAATTCCCGCCCAGTCGCCTTCCCTGAGCAGGCGGAGCTGCATCGGCTGCTTGTCGAGCGTCAGAGCGAGCGCTACGGCCATGATGGCGCTCGGGATGGCGTTGATGAAGAAGATGGTCTGCCAGCCATAGTTTTCGGTGAGGTAACCGCCGATGGTCGGACCGATCGCCGGCGCGAAGGTGACCGAGAGCGCAAAGATCGCAAGGCCGAGCGGCTGCTGCGGTTTTGGCAGCTTGGTCAGCACCATGGTGAAGGCCATCGGGATCAGCACACCACCGGCAAAACCCTGCAGGCCGCGCAGCAGGATCATCGTCCCGAGATCATGGGCGAAGGCGCAGGCGATCGAAAACAGCGGAAACAGGATAGAATTAACGAGGATATAGCGGCGGAATGAAAAGACGCTGCTGAAATAGGCCGTCAGCGGAATGACGACGATTTCGCCGATCAGATATGAGGTTGAGATCCAGGCACCGTTGTCGACGCCCGTTCCGATACCGCCCTCGATATCGAGGAGGGAGGCGTTGGTGATCTGGATGTTGAGGATCGCCATGAAAGCGCCGATCATCCCGGCGAGAACGGCGATCCATTCCCGGGTGCTGGCCCGGGGCTGCGATGTGGCGACGGCTGTTGCTGCGATGGTGGACATGACACGATCTCCTGATCCCGGCGCCTATTTGCGGTCGGCATCGGCGATGGTGTCGATGCTCGGTTGAACCGACATGCCCGGACGCAGGTCGCCATCGGCGGCTTCGTCATCAAGCACGATCTTGACCGGAATGCGCTGAACGACCTTGGTGAAATTTCCCGTTGCATTGTCGGGAGGCAGCAGGGCAAATTCCTGGCCGCTTGCCGGAGCAAGGCTGTCGACGTGGCCGTGATAGATGCGGCCTGGAAAGGTATCGACCTCGATATTGACCGGCTGGCCAGCCCGAACATCGGTGAGCTGCGTCTCCTTATAGTTGGCAATCACATAGACCTCGCTCGTCGGCACGACCGACATCAGCTGGGTGCCGGCCTGGACATACTGGCCAACACGCAGTGTGCGGTTGCCGACGGTGCCGTCGACAGGTGCGGCAATGGTTGCATAGGAGAGGTTCAGCTCAGCCTGATGCTGGATTGCCCGGTCATGGGCAATCGTCGCCCTCGCCTGGGCGAGTTCGGCATTCAGGAGATCGACCTGCTTGACGGCGGCATCGAGCGTGGCGTTGTCGCGAACGTTGGTTGCCTGGGCTGCAGCGATGGCAGAGGCCGCCTGCTGCGCCGTC from Rhizobium sp. NZLR1 encodes:
- a CDS encoding HlyD family secretion protein, producing MSIKTLQALNNNAPVPETTAEAAPATLDAGNSPRIVEPALVSEPPVRKRGGRGLLLGATALVLIAAAGYYGHNYWTIGRFEVSTDDAYVKADNTTVAPKVSGYIAEVLVSDNQMVEAGQPLARIDDRDFRAALDQAEADVAAAEAVLDAKQASLDIQRSTIAAARATVEVDKANETFAEQNNKRYANLATNGYAPVQTAQQAASAIAAAQATNVRDNATLDAAVKQVDLLNAELAQARATIAHDRAIQHQAELNLSYATIAAPVDGTVGNRTLRVGQYVQAGTQLMSVVPTSEVYVIANYKETQLTDVRAGQPVNIEVDTFPGRIYHGHVDSLAPASGQEFALLPPDNATGNFTKVVQRIPVKIVLDDEAADGDLRPGMSVQPSIDTIADADRK
- a CDS encoding DHA2 family efflux MFS transporter permease subunit, producing MSTIAATAVATSQPRASTREWIAVLAGMIGAFMAILNIQITNASLLDIEGGIGTGVDNGAWISTSYLIGEIVVIPLTAYFSSVFSFRRYILVNSILFPLFSIACAFAHDLGTMILLRGLQGFAGGVLIPMAFTMVLTKLPKPQQPLGLAIFALSVTFAPAIGPTIGGYLTENYGWQTIFFINAIPSAIMAVALALTLDKQPMQLRLLREGDWAGIFTMAIGLSALQTVLEEGNKEDWFSSPFIVKLSILAFVFLAGFIWIELTVKKPLVKLSLLTQRNFGIGVAVNVLVGVALFGTVYILPQYLGQVQHYNAEQIGMVLAWTGLPQLLLIPLVPMMMKRFDARYIGFLGISIFAISCFMNITLSANTAGDQFWIPNIVRAIGQALVLTPITAITTAGIAATDAAAASGLTNMLRNLGGAVGTATLGTVLTKREQFHSNIIGQSVTLSRDEVRDRLAQTTGYFMQHGISDPAIAGQKAVVVLGQIVRRQALILGFADTFAVIGVVLAIAAVALLLTQKPRAGGGAGAH